The Acipenser ruthenus chromosome 11, fAciRut3.2 maternal haplotype, whole genome shotgun sequence region TTTGTGTGGCCTGGGAATGCCCGCTCAGCAGTGTTTTAACAGTAAGGCAGGCCGGGGGGATTAGATCTATGACTCTGCTGTTCAAAACAATGGAAAAAGGATAAATCCTTTCTCCCCCTTAAAAGCTCCTGCAATAGAGAAAAGCTCCCACTTAGAAATAACAGTGATTTACAGCTTTATAGCGACACGTCTTTATTTGGTCTGCTTTGTAGAGCCATCAGAAATGAACATGGAAGAGTGCTTTCATTACAGTTTGTCAAGTCATCATTTGATTTGTAGTCTgccagtgattaaaaaaaaaaaaaaaaaaaaagttttgttgccATGTTGTACCTTACGTTGAATGCAAAGCACAAGCAAGCCAAGGGGGGGAAAAACATCAAGTATGCAAAGGTTTTGCCTAATACATTCATCAGTGATGTTGGGATAGATTCTAAaggttttacagtatatacaactATTCAGAGCAGGATATGTGAAGACGTCAGtactttgtatttttatgtttagcAGTTGCGCTCCAAATGTTTAATAATTTTCTCAGGAGACAGGTATCCCATAAAGAGGGCcattcatcattttttttaaggaaCAAGTCATCATTGTTTTACCTAAATTTGCTTTGACATGTAAATCAGGTTCACCGGTTACAACAGTTGTCTGGTAATATGTATAGCTACAGTATATGAATTTCTTTTgactgtttttaataaagtaattCCTTTGGCATGATATGAAATGCCATCATTGTTATTCAGTAAAGACACTGTTCTTTTCTCAGTTCTGGGATGCATGTACTGAATCTGGAATATTAGATTAATTCTCATATgtgtaattgttatttttaaaactattaaataaaaaaatttaaaaaaacctaaataatacaaaatttaCCATGTTCGTTGAAGTAAATTGAATGTTCttgagagaaaaaataataaaagcattcTGCACAGTACACACTAACTTCTCGTATTTAATGTAACCCTACCTTTGTATACCCCTGGCCAATGAAATCAATGCCATTGTGATCATGCTTCTGGAAGCTTCATGATTGGGTCCATTACTACAAGGAGTAACATTTATGAGCAGTTAGTGGATACACTGATATACTGTAAAAAATTATGCTTGAAAAAGAGAAATGTGTGCTTGCAAGTTATAGAAACAACAAATAATGAGAATGCACGCAAAGTGGGACTTGCAGAGGTCTCCCTCTAACTATTTGCCACTTTGGTGTTAGAGTGTGGACTGTATTTAGTTATATATAGCAAAAGTAAAAGGAACAGGACTTCTTTGCAAGAGAAGATCCCTTATAAACCAGGCAAAGCTATCGAGAATGAAACTTTATTAAAGATAACAGCATTCTACAATGTGTGATTTATTGTTATAGAAATATAATATGCATGGCTTAGGGTTTAACAGAGAAATGTGTTTACACTGGGGCACACACACGTctgcagtgtttgttttctttggtagTAGAGATACAAAATTCAGAGTGCCCAAGGTTTTTACCTTATTGTATCACTTAATAAAGGGctgagcattttttttaaatgtaatgtggtTTTGTGTAAAACTACACAAGGGAGAACTTTTCCTGCTTTATTAACCTTGTGCTATATTTATGTGATTGGAGTTCCTTCCTTGTAATATATTTCTGGAATATGCATTAATTTCTGAGAGTAAAGTGCACTGAAAACAAATGTTGCTAACGATTTCCATCTGTTGGCCGTAAAGGTTGTGTGCAATGAGTTTTGGTAGTGTTTAGCCCCCTTTCCAGTTTCCAAAATTGTTTAGTATGCAGCCTTAAGGCTGTGTGCATTGGCACAGAGTCAGAATAAGAGTATCatagtgttttattaaattatgTACATTGCATTATCAGTGCTAGTGGCACATGTTTAAGCATGGTTATTTTCAGGGTAGGGTTTCCATTGGCATCTAGTAGAAGTGTATTGTCTGCTTTGAACATAAAACCTACAGATTTTGTAccagaaaatgtaattaaactttAAAGTAAGAGCAGTCTGCAGTCTGATTTCACTGGTCAGTAAAATGTTGTCAATTTAATGGAAATGTTTTTCAGTGAGTATGTAAAGAAATAGAAACACAGTATTGCACATCATACaaagtttttaataaattatGTGCAATTCTGTTTTTAGGCTGACTCCAGGTTGAAAGCTCTGAATGCTACCTTTAGAGTAAAGAATCCTGATAAGTAAGTGGTTTTTACATATTTACACAAGGTTAGACAAAGTAAGGTAAACAATATATAGAATAAAGTTTTATATAAAGAGTTCTCTGTTATCTTTTCTGTCTGATGGTTGTTTTCATTCTCATTTTCAGAAGATacacagaactgaaacactacaGTGATGAATTGCAGTCAGTCATATCGCAATTGCTTCGAGTCAGAGCTGTAAGTGTGGTCAAGTAGGTTAATAGTACGTTGTATACGTAGCATGTCCAGGCCAGTCTACTTTGGAGCAGAGTGTGAGTGATGCACTTGACATTTTAGATTCATTTacatacatgtttgtttgtttgttttattcagattttACCTTGTGCATCATATGCaagttgcattttattttacaaagggtTTTTGTCTGTCACGAGTGTTCTGACAGTGAATCCAGGTGTTTTAGTTTAAACCAGGCAGACACAGACTCTCTCTGAGATAATTGTAAGCTGCCAGTCATTGTGATTGAAAGGCTGCAACTGGTTTATGTAAAGGAAAGAGGTTAAGTTATCCAGAGGATATGCTctgatagaaatatatatatatatatatatatatatatatatatatatataaaaaacaaagaatcaaCACAGCTGCTTTTGAGCCTCTCTTAGTTTTAgatagcaaaaaataaacaaaccagattatgcgcgcacccttagtgatctctatggaaagccatctgggacaaaaatgaaccaaaacggtgagtttttttcctcttcattttacaacgccatttccacgtttgttttatttgaagtgtttaaacttaaatttcagtttttcatttgcttgttcagctacaaaaaagcacacgtaaacctcatgttattacttatATAGTAGTTACAATTAAGGAGAAAATAACTGttaatgaatgctttgttttatttagacaattttaagttattaataaaagagaatactttttttttctaacgacaatgaaaaacatcagtaaatgagatacccttttaaaggacactgagaaaatatacagtataatttgaaatgcattaaggtgagtaatatACTGACTCATtatgatttagcagttggttcaaacaatttaacagcaaatgctggagtttttctgtataattctgtgtaaataaatataaaactataaagaaggggcaacaatattaatccagaaataggacaactgttttttttatgctgggttgttttttcgatgatgataataataataataataataataataataataataataataataatacaatacaatcaaATTTCACTTGTgtagcgctcttcatgcaagcattccaggaCTCCGACAGAGTTCAAACACATTTTAGGGACTGTCGGAAGATTTGCATTTTCTGATCTCGGAACAACTAGGTCCAAAACCATataaggccttataggtaataataataagaactttaaaaaaaaaaaaaaaataataataataataataataataatagcatctgtaataaaacaaacttgaatgagatggatgcagtatttgtatcaattaaatatgtgattaaaaccaagattagcTAAGATTAAAAATTTTAATCACGAGTTTAATcgcgattcattttttttaattgcttgacagccctgatagatggatggatgagGCCCACAGGTGAATAttcttgttttttaatattatgttGTTATTTACAGAAAGTAGCAGACCGTCTGTATGGGGTATACAAAGTTCATGGAAATTATGGAAGAGTGTTCAGGTAAGATAGAAATGGAATACTTGGCTAGACAGAGTCTGTACCTTTCACAATatccttaattattattattgtagcttTGACATTGGTCTATATTCAGATTTTAAGTGCACATGGTCAATTTTTGGGGTAGTTTTGTACCCCATTCTAGCTTCAGagggatgcaaaaaaaaaatatataacatttttcaCATCTCCCGGTTACTGGCAGAATAGATTGTTGAGAGGTCCAGGAGAGATGAGGGAGATGTAGAAAATGTGTATTGCTTCAAAAATAATTGATTTAACTCTAcatgtatatctttttttgtcCAGTAGCcattttcatgaaaatgtgtgataatactgtatttgataactgcaGTCTTTTCAGTGTCCTGCTTatctgctacagtacagtattgagaaatattatttttattatttttgtctgtCTTTATGGAGTTGCAAAAAAGTTTTTGTTAAATTTATTATaatttgggtttttttgtaaaaaaaaaaaaaaaaaaaagcttgtgatGTGACACACTTTATtcaatgaataatattaatataaaccagttttgtgtttttttttttctctttataagTTAACTACATTTATGAATGTGGGGTGAATTTGCACCCCATTCTGCCTGCCATGTGAATCCTATTAATCCTGCTGACGAAGGAAGGGTTAATCACCTATAACCATTACTAATGAACAATTCACATGCTATTGCTTTGTCTGGTAGTGAATGGAGTGCcatagagagagagatgggggatGGGCTGCAGAGTGCTGGTCACCACATGGACGCGTGAGTACCCTAAAACACACATCAACTCCAGATGGTGTGTGCAGAATGAAGcactctgggtttttttttttttcattttgcaaatTTAATGTAAAGCTTTCAAATCCTTTTTCCAGATAAGTTAAAAACTGGTTGAATTTCAATCAGGAGCCGGTGTAACAAGTAGCTGATCGTAGATCCTTAGGGAGTTTTCACTTTCTGTTAaatttgttcgtttttttttctggaacgCCACTAGATCTCCTTCAGCCACTGTGCCAAAGAAAACTGGTGACATAACTTAAAGCTGCTGTTTTTCAAATCTGATGAGTTCCAGATTGACAAGCAGTGTCTGATAAAGCCAGGTATCCAATCCAGTGGCATTGACTTCATGTATTGAAGTGAATGGACATACATACCCTTTGACACATTGTTATTTCAAGGATCAGTATTTATTACATTCGGGCATGATCACGTATACCTCCTGGATCCCTGAATTGTCCAAGAAACCTGCCAACATCTTCGGGTACTAATGAATAAGCACACCTTAGAACAGCTGGTTTCCTTTTCctgtaataaaaacaacattatctTTTACAGGAAATCCTAGACCATGAATAGAAAATCTCTTTTTTTGCAGAGCTGTGCAGACCTTTAAGAAACAGACAGGCAGAAATGTTTATATTAATctgtttagttttaacagaaGTGCTGTAAATCATAATTGGAAACTACTTTCATTATGACCTGAGCATTTGCCATGATTTAAATGTAGTGCTGTGTAACCCAATTTATGACAGAACGTATACTTAAAGACTTTAGTTAAAGAAGATAGGGGCTTCCAAGGAGCTAGATTTATAGCAACATATCTTTTGGGATCTATTGAGTAGATCCAAGTATGTGCGATATGGAACTAGACAGAGGAATTTAAAGGGATTTTGACTCTTGATTAtaataaacaattattattattatgtattttcgTCCCATACAGaagtaatgtattgttttgtctTATAAATTGGCGCCTTTttaatggtaaagcatagaagGAATGCATGTGTTGTCAGTTTTTCTAACAGAGGGAcccttcattcatttatttatttatattttaattcaaaTTTTTATGATCCACTCACCCCATAAAATCACCCCTGTGTCGTCCATTACGACCGGAAATGTTAATGCCATAGCTTGAGCACATTTTCACTAAACAACCATAAACTTAGTAAAAATGTAATATAGAACCAAGGTCCAGAGCCCAATTGAAAAGCACTTGGAGGAGCCATCTAGGCTTAGTTTTCTATTTCTCAAATTGTCAAGCAAGGGATATTGCTGTCACAGTAGCAATGTGTGCATGTGAATgttagtttaatttaatttatgtttttttttgtttttgtttttaatatttttaaatataactggtagaagatttatttttgtatagtatATAGTCATTGTAGAATTGTCGAGGTGTGgatgtttctgatcccagattggGTCTGGGATGAGATTGTCTTTTGGAGTGATGTTGTTTTTCTGGATGTGAGGTTGCTGCTGTCTAGGGTTGTTTATCTGATGCTCGATCATATtcccttctgtaaatgttactttatttgtattttatttttctgtttttgtgtttgtccagGGACTGCCAAAGAAAATGAGTTCATAGCTAAATTTGGGTGCAATACatcttatgacatgtcataaatgttaaaaattgtACGTTGCCCgtcaaataattacataaataaatgattttagcTAGCGCACTAAGTAATGCTATCCAATACAAAATATGGGTGTAAAAGTTATCTGGTGTTATCCATTACTGATTTTAGGTATGCTGCTTCAGTGGATGATATACTGGAAGAAGAGGAGCACTATGCAGATCAGCTAAAGGAGTATCTTTACTATTCTGAAGCCCTAAGGTAATGGTGTCTGATTTTAATAATGGTCCCAGTGTACTGTATTTTAAGATGATGTTGAAAGAAATGCAAATATATCTCTTTACAGCAATGCAAAAGTGACACATGCTATCTTCTCTATCGGCATTTCATTCATACATTTACATTCATACTCCTTACCTTGCCTTCAGATTTTTGTGGCCTTCTTGTGAACTCCAGCAAATGCAACAAAATGAACATACAGTAACCTTTGTTTACATACAGTAACCTTTGTTATTCACTCATGAGTTTTTATATTACATCACGGCATGCAAGAATgggatgaaaataaaaaatacattgctgATATTCACTGTTGGGTAATTGATGAATTGATTATTACCAAGTATATAATCTCCTAAATAGACTGAAACCTTAAACTGGAACCTcctaaaatgttaaatgtatttatttaaccaggatagaactcTTGAGATATACATCTAATTTTTCAAAGGGGTCCTTATCCCCAGTAGTGTCCTAAAACATATTTTCCCAATATTTTGAGGAATAATGCCCCTCTTTCCACATATGAAGTAGTAATCAGGGGTGTAGTgcgggggggagaggggggggtgcCGCTCcaccacttctcttgggcagggagagcaccacTTCCatacttcacgtgtagaatattgaCCTGTTTTTGCTCCTATTAAGgaaatatacatgtgtataacccatacaaataagcaaagaatccCTTGAGAGATAAGTAATGAAAAAAGTTTGACTATAGCGTGCcaggtctggaacaacaggtgtgaataattaACGCTGTGCtaaggtgtcagcgttttacaattagatatAATAGTTGTTTATTTATAGATATTAGCGAACCCttgcttctaaatatagcactacaccactggtaGTAACATGGTGTTTTGCTCCTGTTTGTCATTGCAGGGCGGTTTGCAGGAAACACGAGCTCATACAGTACGAGTTGGAGATGGCTGCTCAAGATCTTGTCTCCAAGAAGCAGCAGCGTGAAGAGTTGGCAaccggggtgtgtgtgtgtgtttgtgtttttgtgtgccatgggtgtgtgtctgtgtgtgtgtgtgtctttttttccATCTTGCTTTTCAACCACAAGTCTCAAGCAACTTAAGAATGAAAAATGAACGATGCTTGACATAACGGCATACTGACAGCTTAGGGGGGGTGATATGGAGTGCTGGGTAGGATTTAGATTTTCCAGCAACTTCAAGGCTGTTCCTGCCACAGTGAATTATATTGTTTACACAATTAGGTGAAAATCCAGAACTGATGAAAGCTGTAAAGTGCATAGAAATCAGTTACAGTTCCCCAAAAGGAAATTAAGTGTAAGTTCTTTAAGCACATATAGTATGCAGAAATAATTTGCAGGCATTTTGTttcaattttgtttgttttttatcagtaGATATGATTTCCATTCAATATTTTCATAACAGTCAAATGATCTAGAATACGCTCATTCCAATAAATAATGGCATATTAAACAAACCATACAATAAGAATagtgatttatattatatatCCCTTTTTAATTTCTCTGTTAAAGACTGTGAGGACATTTTCCCTGAAAGGAATGACCAGCAAGTTGTTTGGACAGGAGACCCCAGAGCAAAGAGAGGCCAAGTTAAAAGTCTTAGAGGAACAAATAGTTGAGGGGGAGGAGTTGGTGAAGACCAGCAACGCAGAGTGCGAGTAAGTTGATGCATGTTCATGgttgtttgtaaataaatcaGATGCTGTACTTGACTTAACAGTTATTTGATACACAGGCCAAAGCTTTGTAGGTTTTAGACTAGTCTTCAATAATTTCTTGCAGCCTACTATCAAAACAAATGTTTTCACCCTATAAATTATGCTTAAAGCTGCACTGTTTGGCTCCAGATTAAAATGTTTACCGGATCCAGCTAACTGCCCATGTGTGCTGCAGCTGTAACGTGCTCCAATTTCTTGACTCATCACTTTTATACAGCTTTATTTACCTCAGGTGGTTTACACGAGTGACCTGCATCCATTCAACATCCCATTTCACAGCACATGCTTTCtttaacaccaaactcagaggcCCACTTCTTCTTTGTTAAGACCTCAAATTGTTTGCATTCTGTTTCACTGTGAGGTACACTTAAATAGTGTTGCACCCCTTGCGCCATAGTGCTACCCCACACATACTGTAGATACTATATGTGAATTGAAAAATGGCAATCTGACTCTGGGGGTCCTATAaatcttttttaaattaacatggGTGGTCTAAAGTAAAATGATATACTAAAAATTGGGGAGctacctgaaatgtatttttaatgttttttaccATCACTAGTATCATCCTTGTGTAATTTGTTATTTTTCCTTTATCCAGTGAATATGTACGGAATGCTTGGGTAGACATCGATCGCTTTAAAGAGCAGAAGAACCAAGACCTAAAGGAGGCCCTTATCAGCTACGCTGTGATGCAGATTAGCATGTGTAAAAAGGTGGGCATTTTTGTTCTTAATATATAAAAAGTTGCACACTTTTTTTGTTCTGATTTTACAAATACCCAAGTCTTTTACACAGTTGACTGTCAAAACTTGACAAGTTAGAACTTAGAAATTCATAAATCATGGAAATTCAATATGAGAATACCCAAATGGTGTATGTGATAGTATTCTATTGATTttggtattcatttatttatttttttacaaatgaatAACACAAACCCAGAATTTTAGATGTTCACTTTGATGTGTACATTTAGAGTTCCATTGCTTTGTAATTCTCCTCTACTGTTTTATAGGTTACAATAATAAGGCAGACAAATCAACCATTTTGATTTGCATTTGTTCACTGAGGAGCTCCTATGTAGACCTATAAACATTTCTCTTGTGTACTTTTCCCACATTTTGTAGCAGAAGCAATTATTTTTGCAGAGCAAGCTCGGAGGAAGTCTTTTGGAATGACTGACTAGTTGGCTTGCTTCCAACGTAATTATTGAGTGTTTATATTAAACCTTTGGTGATTGCACTAGAAGACGATGCTGGGTTTCAAATGATCTGGTAGCAGGGGATTGCATTAATATACCTCAAACTTATCAGATCAAACTATTCCAGCATACAGCACCTTGGCACGCACAGCTGTAAGGTAATATACCTATCCGTAGTGCAAGACATCTTAAAATTGTACATCGCAggcatgtaaaataaaaataaatgtgcgaAGATATGTCCAACAGAATGCAACAGATGTATCGGCTAACTGGATGACCAAAACCATCCAGGCATTGGTATGAATGTTTTAGCCAGTCAGAAATGTGTTATTTAGTACAGCTAAATGTGGCTAAATAGATTGGTTTGAATGCATCGCTGACTAGACAACTTGGTGAGTTGctcttattttaattattcaaaaaTGAACATCCCTTCAAAAAAATCCTTTACTGTGATCCCTTTCATATCTTCCTCCCCAATCACCACTTAAAAACATCAACATACTTATATGCTTGTACTGAATGCTACAGAGCCCTCAGATCTGTGCAAGCTACAAAGAGCCTTTATCTgttatatagttttattatcATAACCTTTGTCTCAGCAAAGGGTTCAATTAGATAGCAACCACAATTTAGGCTTTTCAAACTATTTTCATTACTAGCTTAAATTAAAGACAGTTTTAAAGATAGTATCCGTTTTCAAGGAATTCTTTACGTAAATAAACATTATTTGCGAACATATtgtctttaaacaaaaacaaaaatgccaaGCACAACTTGGCTAGTGTTTGAGGTCTAAGTAATCTTTTAAATGGAGTTTCTTCTGTACAATGTAATCATAAATTAAGAAATACTGCTACTATTGTAGGATGTCTAGACTCACAGTTTTTATCAGATAAGTCGACTTCACAAAGACTCGCATCACAAGTCAGATACACAACCAACAGGAATGTCACTAGATTTGTCTTAATCacagaaaagaagaaaacatttCAGAGACAAAATATATTACTGTCATGGTAAAAAGGTAAGTTTTACAAAAAGATGTACCATATTAATTTGAATTAACAGcgccctcgaattaacgcctcactcttatatcagctttttaataaacgccgctctcaaagaaacgtaaaggtattttttttctacccctgctcaaaaaataaagaaagaaacgagCAACTCTGcttatgtacatgacacccccgaagagactgcagcctcaatccaccatgtaatacaaactaatgtacacacaccttagtaagcacattttattttatggtacagtccagaaagacaacccaagatgaactacttacagcacagcagttcTTCACatgctgaagatatcttcttgtagggggtttagttataatagttattttgttttttattcaattggaattttactcagtcctatacaaatatataaaaaaaattatatacgaGAAGATTTcgttttggtttctcttacagagaaattacaaacaagcaggtaaatttacagtgagaaaaaataacagtaggatatattttagttttaacagaaatcaaaccgatattgtagggggtttagttataatagttattttgttttttattcaattggaattttactcactcctatacaaatatataaaaaaaattatatatgagAAGATTTcgttttggtttctcttacagagaaattacaaacaagcaggtaaatttacagtgagaaaaaataaCAGTAggatatatttcagttttaacagaaatcagaggtaatatttttcgttaagaaaaactgcatcacactcaactaccgttttctctcctctccctgtcccgccccatagcagccaatacacactcctgattcgctggtacagtactcccctgacctctcAACTCCCACTTAATAGGCTCtcattaactgtcagtaaatgtactgtattcaagcccccaaaAAATATGAGTATATTGCTGCAGATCGGAGGCTATCATGGCGGcgcttctaaaatgccttaaatcatgtaataaaatactgcACCGTTCAAAAACAATAATATTTGTGATAAACG contains the following coding sequences:
- the LOC117427171 gene encoding sorting nexin-4; translated protein: MRGSGILERMTDSGNEEVAVIGNTDLTAADLHNNTNNTMTEEGVPLLKKMEISVSEAEKRTGKNAVNMQEIYTVYLIETRPVDAITEGPSAAPDSLWRRYSEFELLRNYLLVTFPYIVVPPLPEKRAEFVWHKLSADNMDPDFVERRRIGLENFLLRVASHSVLSKDKIFYLFLTQDDGWKDVVYDTGFQAKADSRLKALNATFRVKNPDKRYTELKHYSDELQSVISQLLRVRAKVADRLYGVYKVHGNYGRVFSEWSAIEREMGDGLQSAGHHMDAYAASVDDILEEEEHYADQLKEYLYYSEALRAVCRKHELIQYELEMAAQDLVSKKQQREELATGTVRTFSLKGMTSKLFGQETPEQREAKLKVLEEQIVEGEELVKTSNAECDEYVRNAWVDIDRFKEQKNQDLKEALISYAVMQISMCKKGIQVWTNAKECFSKM